One window of Staphylococcus chromogenes genomic DNA carries:
- the mqo gene encoding malate dehydrogenase (quinone): MENLHNKTDVVLIGGGIMSATLGVLFKELQPEWDINVFERLDSCGKESSNVWNNAGTGHSALCELNYTNEMPDGTMDIKKAIKVNEQFQISKQFWSYLVKENKLKDPRAFIRPVPHMSFVTGDKNVAFLDARVKALKENVLFSGMEITKDRDTLQQWVPLMMEGRSDEEPVAATRDESGTDVNFGALTTQLMQQLKNKGGSLYYEHEVQTLKQNKDGSWRIKIKDLKEDKTFTVESRFVFIGAGGASLPLLQKTHLPESKHIGGFPVSGLFLVCKNQSIVNQHKAKVYGKAKVGAPPMSVPHLDTRYIDGERALLFGPFAGFSPKFLKTGSYFDLIKSVKPNNLGTMFAAGAKEMGLTKYLIQQLMLSHSERIEELREFVPEAKEEDWEVVVAGQRVQVIKDTKDKGKGTLQFGTEVITSEDGTLAALLGASPGASTAVAVMLDILQRAFKEEFKQWEPKIKEMVPSFGKELTNEVELFKSLNHEISQQLKLNEKGSLLS; the protein is encoded by the coding sequence GTGGAAAATTTACATAACAAGACAGATGTAGTACTTATCGGCGGAGGCATTATGAGTGCTACATTAGGTGTATTATTCAAAGAATTACAACCAGAATGGGACATCAATGTATTTGAAAGATTAGACAGTTGTGGTAAAGAAAGTTCAAATGTATGGAATAATGCAGGGACAGGACACTCTGCTTTATGTGAGTTGAACTACACAAATGAAATGCCAGACGGCACGATGGATATCAAAAAGGCAATTAAGGTCAATGAACAGTTTCAAATTTCTAAACAATTTTGGTCTTACCTTGTTAAAGAAAATAAATTGAAAGATCCACGTGCTTTTATCCGTCCAGTACCACATATGAGTTTCGTCACAGGGGATAAAAATGTTGCGTTTTTAGACGCTCGCGTCAAAGCATTAAAGGAAAATGTCCTGTTTAGTGGTATGGAAATCACTAAAGACAGAGACACCTTACAACAATGGGTGCCATTAATGATGGAAGGTCGCTCAGATGAGGAGCCAGTCGCTGCAACACGTGATGAATCAGGGACGGATGTAAACTTCGGCGCATTAACAACTCAATTAATGCAACAACTGAAAAATAAGGGCGGATCTTTATATTATGAGCACGAAGTTCAAACATTAAAACAAAATAAAGATGGCTCATGGCGCATCAAAATTAAAGATTTAAAAGAAGATAAAACCTTCACTGTAGAATCCCGTTTTGTTTTTATTGGCGCTGGGGGTGCAAGCTTACCATTATTACAAAAAACACATCTTCCAGAGTCTAAACATATCGGTGGCTTCCCAGTAAGTGGCTTATTCCTTGTTTGCAAAAATCAGTCGATAGTGAACCAACATAAAGCAAAAGTATATGGCAAAGCTAAAGTCGGCGCACCGCCAATGTCTGTGCCACATTTAGATACAAGATACATTGATGGTGAGCGCGCCCTCTTGTTTGGACCTTTCGCTGGTTTTTCACCAAAATTTTTAAAGACTGGATCTTATTTCGATTTAATCAAGTCAGTAAAACCAAACAATTTAGGCACGATGTTTGCAGCAGGTGCTAAAGAAATGGGCTTGACTAAGTATCTTATTCAACAATTGATGTTAAGTCACTCAGAACGTATCGAAGAATTGCGTGAGTTTGTTCCTGAAGCAAAAGAAGAAGACTGGGAAGTTGTTGTGGCGGGTCAACGTGTTCAAGTGATTAAAGATACAAAAGATAAAGGTAAAGGGACATTACAATTTGGAACTGAAGTCATTACATCTGAAGATGGCACGCTTGCGGCATTACTTGGGGCTTCTCCAGGTGCATCAACAGCTGTTGCAGTCATGCTAGATATTCTGCAACGTGCATTTAAAGAAGAGTTCAAGCAATGGGAACCTAAAATTAAGGAAATGGTGCCATCATTTGGAAAAGAGTTAACAAATGAAGTAGAACTTTTCAAATCTTTAAATCATGAAATTTCTCAACAACTTAAATTAAATGAAAAAGGTAGTTTATTAAGTTAA
- a CDS encoding ABC transporter ATP-binding protein has translation MSLKVKHLTKSFGKGEAQTQVLKGIDFEVQPGEFIILNGASGSGKSTLLSIIGGLLSPSEGQVILNGEDMSQLSSKALTAKRLKNIGFIFQSSHLLPYLKVKDQLVLVGKEAGLAKKEAEERAKQLLEDIGLSHRLISYPHMLSGGEKQRVAIMRAWMNEPQLLLADEPTASLDAKRATEVVEMIKNQVKTKGTIGIMVTHDERLFEYADRMLYLDEGNIVSKS, from the coding sequence ATGAGTTTAAAAGTGAAACATCTTACAAAAAGTTTTGGCAAAGGTGAGGCACAAACACAAGTTTTAAAGGGCATTGACTTTGAAGTACAGCCTGGAGAATTTATCATTTTGAATGGCGCGTCTGGTTCGGGAAAATCGACGTTGTTAAGTATTATTGGCGGATTATTGTCACCTTCAGAAGGACAAGTGATTTTAAATGGTGAAGACATGAGTCAATTATCATCTAAAGCCTTAACGGCGAAACGTTTAAAAAACATTGGCTTTATTTTTCAATCTTCACATTTATTACCTTATTTAAAAGTGAAAGATCAACTCGTCTTAGTTGGAAAAGAAGCGGGGTTGGCAAAAAAAGAAGCAGAAGAACGGGCCAAACAATTGTTAGAAGATATTGGGTTAAGTCATCGTCTTATTTCCTATCCACATATGCTTTCAGGAGGGGAAAAACAGAGAGTGGCGATTATGCGTGCTTGGATGAATGAACCGCAATTGTTACTCGCGGATGAACCGACGGCAAGTTTAGATGCTAAACGTGCTACAGAAGTGGTTGAAATGATTAAAAATCAAGTGAAAACAAAAGGAACGATTGGAATTATGGTAACACATGATGAACGTTTATTTGAGTATGCGGATCGTATGTTGTATTTAGATGAGGGAAATATCGTTTCAAAATCATAG
- a CDS encoding sensor histidine kinase — translation MLKSLYSRVALYTITVMIISAIASFLLSNIYYHFELKEKNDAKLMRTLQHAHDYDRASNEKELDAYFQLLGQLNYQLKVYDTHHQSRFYGQPFRKDNLDARAVDQVLIGQDYHGIKERPFNPVITGFFDNETRNTVGTSFHTKNKTYAVFMRQDVGHALGEFRIFLFVLLLLLILFSMSLVVWSTYFIVKPVKQLKFATQRMMDGDFKTPIAKTRQDEIGVLQSHFDSMRLSLKQLDDMRQHFVQNVSHEIKTPLTHIHHLLGQLQSVSSKTQRAQYIKQIYDETHRLSQLTRQLLLLSELDNDAHLTFDDDINLKTVILDIIQHASYMLDYKNIVLMHDLMPVHLRGNERLIIQAIENIVRNAIKYTEEEGTIEINLFKDTFNQAVITITDDGPGITEETQAHIFERFYKSSAHTDSNGLGLAITQDIMKHHHGTVTVQSRPSEGTTFTLTLPLLK, via the coding sequence ATGCTTAAATCCTTATACTCACGCGTTGCACTATACACGATTACGGTAATGATCATTAGCGCTATAGCCAGTTTTTTACTTAGTAACATTTATTATCATTTTGAGTTAAAAGAAAAAAATGATGCAAAGTTAATGAGGACACTCCAACATGCACATGATTATGATCGCGCTTCTAATGAAAAAGAGTTAGATGCATATTTTCAGCTTTTAGGTCAACTCAACTATCAATTAAAAGTTTATGATACCCATCATCAAAGCCGATTTTACGGTCAGCCGTTTCGTAAGGACAATTTAGATGCTAGGGCCGTAGACCAAGTGTTAATAGGCCAAGATTATCATGGGATTAAAGAGCGTCCTTTTAACCCTGTCATTACCGGTTTTTTTGATAATGAAACGCGTAATACGGTGGGCACCTCGTTTCATACTAAAAATAAAACGTATGCTGTGTTTATGCGTCAAGATGTGGGCCATGCTTTAGGAGAGTTTCGTATCTTCTTATTTGTGTTGTTACTATTGCTTATTTTATTTTCAATGAGTCTTGTCGTTTGGTCTACCTACTTCATCGTAAAACCCGTCAAACAACTCAAATTTGCGACGCAACGTATGATGGATGGGGATTTTAAAACCCCTATCGCCAAAACACGTCAAGATGAAATTGGCGTTCTACAAAGTCATTTTGATTCCATGCGCCTTTCTTTAAAACAGCTTGATGATATGCGCCAACATTTTGTGCAAAATGTCTCACATGAAATTAAAACACCTTTAACACATATTCATCATTTGCTCGGTCAGCTTCAATCTGTATCGTCTAAAACGCAACGTGCGCAATATATCAAACAAATTTATGACGAAACGCATCGTCTCAGTCAACTCACGCGTCAGTTACTCTTATTATCCGAATTAGATAACGATGCGCATTTGACATTTGACGATGACATCAACCTTAAAACCGTCATTTTAGATATTATCCAACATGCCTCATACATGCTAGATTACAAAAATATCGTTTTAATGCATGATCTAATGCCTGTCCACTTAAGAGGTAATGAACGATTAATTATTCAGGCCATTGAAAACATTGTGCGCAATGCCATTAAGTATACAGAAGAGGAAGGAACTATCGAAATTAATTTATTCAAAGATACATTTAATCAAGCCGTCATTACCATCACCGACGATGGACCAGGAATAACTGAAGAAACACAAGCTCATATTTTTGAACGTTTTTATAAATCTTCAGCGCACACAGATAGTAATGGTTTAGGATTGGCCATTACCCAAGATATTATGAAGCACCATCATGGAACGGTCACTGTTCAAAGTCGTCCATCAGAAGGCACGACGTTCACATTAACACTTCCTTTGTTAAAATAA
- a CDS encoding ABC transporter permease has product MKIALNELKFYKFKYLLITFIVILLASMVLFISGLAKGLGRENISLINQFKSEQFVIQKDADQQIQRSNINPQQQQEIEKIVKSEPLKASMSTAEYKNTNSDLLFASMQKSETPALKTGHLPKNENEVALNSKLEGEGLQVGDKINIKGKEESLKITGFFDHAMYAHTDLAVVTDAGLNRVTGDKSPTSMYFLNHVSHADQQKLKDIQGISVVNKEALTDGIPSYQAEQAPLNMMIVSLFVITAIVLTAFFYVMTIQKTSEIGILKAIGIKTGHLLSALLIQILFVTLLGVVIALALIATLSALMPVTMPFHLTPQLMGLMVVVFIIVAIVGALLSLVRVLKIDPIEAIGGGN; this is encoded by the coding sequence ATGAAAATCGCACTGAATGAGCTTAAATTTTATAAATTCAAGTATTTACTCATTACCTTTATCGTGATATTACTCGCGAGTATGGTATTGTTTATCTCCGGTTTAGCGAAAGGATTAGGACGTGAAAACATTTCATTGATTAATCAATTTAAATCAGAACAATTTGTGATTCAAAAAGACGCGGATCAACAAATTCAACGTTCAAATATCAATCCTCAACAACAACAAGAAATTGAAAAAATAGTGAAGTCTGAGCCACTTAAAGCGAGCATGTCGACAGCAGAATATAAAAATACCAATAGTGATCTGTTATTTGCCTCGATGCAAAAAAGTGAAACACCTGCTTTAAAAACAGGTCATTTACCAAAAAACGAGAATGAAGTTGCATTAAATAGCAAATTAGAAGGTGAAGGTCTTCAAGTCGGAGATAAAATTAATATAAAAGGGAAAGAGGAATCACTCAAAATTACTGGATTTTTCGATCATGCGATGTATGCGCATACGGATTTGGCAGTTGTAACAGATGCAGGTTTAAATCGAGTGACGGGGGATAAGTCGCCAACTTCGATGTACTTTTTAAATCATGTGAGTCATGCGGACCAACAAAAATTGAAAGACATCCAAGGAATCAGTGTAGTCAACAAAGAAGCGCTAACTGATGGCATTCCAAGTTATCAAGCAGAACAAGCCCCACTGAACATGATGATTGTCAGTCTATTTGTAATCACAGCGATAGTTTTAACGGCCTTTTTCTATGTGATGACGATTCAAAAAACATCCGAAATTGGTATTTTAAAAGCGATAGGGATTAAAACAGGTCACTTATTAAGTGCACTTTTAATCCAAATATTATTTGTCACATTACTTGGTGTGGTCATTGCTTTAGCATTAATTGCGACATTATCCGCCTTAATGCCTGTGACTATGCCATTTCACCTAACACCACAATTGATGGGATTAATGGTCGTTGTATTTATTATCGTGGCCATCGTTGGTGCATTGCTATCACTCGTACGTGTACTTAAAATAGATCCGATTGAAGCGATTGGAGGCGGAAACTAA
- a CDS encoding response regulator transcription factor, with the protein MSVTCLIVDDDPEILEYVASHIEKEGYHAVTQPSGEAAEAYVMHHDIDIAIVDIMMDHMDGFELCKILKYDYNYPVIMLTARDALTDKERAFLAGTDDYVTKPFEVAELLFRIKAVLRRYQIQTHVYLRLGNLEIDQKQLEVKVNNRGMILPNKEFALLSLLVSYPRQVFERETLIEKIWGFDYEGDTRTVDVHVKRLRTRLKKLGANVHIETVRGLGYKVNADA; encoded by the coding sequence ATGTCAGTCACTTGCCTTATTGTCGATGACGACCCTGAAATTCTAGAATATGTCGCATCGCATATTGAAAAAGAAGGTTATCACGCCGTTACTCAACCGAGTGGTGAGGCAGCGGAAGCCTATGTGATGCATCATGACATAGACATTGCCATTGTTGATATCATGATGGACCATATGGATGGGTTCGAATTATGTAAAATATTGAAATATGACTATAATTATCCTGTCATTATGCTTACTGCGCGTGACGCTCTAACCGATAAAGAGCGTGCTTTTTTAGCAGGTACTGATGACTATGTCACCAAACCTTTTGAAGTGGCAGAACTTTTATTCAGAATAAAAGCTGTTTTGCGTCGTTATCAAATTCAAACGCATGTCTATTTACGTTTAGGCAATCTTGAAATTGATCAAAAACAACTTGAAGTCAAAGTGAATAATAGAGGGATGATCCTCCCGAATAAAGAGTTTGCGTTATTAAGTTTACTTGTATCTTATCCACGCCAAGTGTTTGAAAGAGAAACGTTAATTGAAAAAATTTGGGGATTTGATTATGAAGGGGATACGCGTACCGTCGATGTACATGTCAAACGTCTACGCACACGCTTAAAAAAATTAGGCGCGAACGTACATATCGAAACCGTGCGTGGCCTCGGGTATAAGGTGAATGCCGATGCTTAA
- a CDS encoding AbgT family transporter, whose protein sequence is MSNTVQKKSLMTRFLNIVEKTGNKLPDPIILFFSLCVILAIVTAIVSQFDTRVVHPGTKETISVKNILSHDGFVMFLNDAVKNFSTFPALGIVLAVMLGIGVAEKSGYFDKLMIHVVSIAPEKIILPVIIFVGMIGNVAGDAAPIVLPPLVAMIFMKLGYHPVAGLALAYAATLGGFAANIFIGMQDALVYAFTEPAAHLIDKNIKMNVAMNWYFIAASTFFLLPILWYVTKKIVIPHLGPYDASQIDDTESFENTTITPKEAKAVRWANISFILTLVAIALLALPEHSWLRNAKTGSLIEDAPLMNGIGIILILVFVIPGLVYGFKSGTIKSSKDIGQMLTDSMASMGNFIVIVFFAAQLLAFLTWSNLGIFIAVKGAESLQNQNGVVLILGLLILSGLINLIIGSASAKWALLGPIFVPMLLLLGFHPAFTQMIYRVGDSVTNPITPMMPYLPLLLTYAQKYDKNMKLGSLISSLMPYTIFLSIFWTAFLLIWYFLGLPVGPGGPIHK, encoded by the coding sequence ATGAGTAACACTGTTCAAAAGAAATCTTTGATGACGCGATTTTTAAACATTGTCGAGAAAACTGGCAACAAACTACCAGACCCTATCATATTGTTTTTTAGTTTGTGTGTTATTTTAGCTATCGTGACGGCGATTGTTTCTCAATTTGATACCCGCGTGGTTCATCCAGGTACGAAAGAAACAATTTCAGTCAAAAATATTTTAAGTCATGACGGCTTTGTGATGTTTTTAAATGATGCGGTCAAAAACTTTTCAACCTTCCCTGCCCTCGGCATCGTTTTAGCGGTCATGTTAGGGATTGGGGTGGCTGAAAAAAGTGGCTATTTCGATAAACTAATGATTCACGTCGTTTCCATTGCCCCTGAAAAAATTATTTTACCGGTGATTATATTTGTAGGAATGATTGGAAATGTCGCGGGCGATGCAGCGCCTATCGTTTTACCCCCTTTAGTCGCTATGATTTTTATGAAACTCGGCTATCATCCTGTGGCAGGTTTAGCACTGGCATATGCGGCAACCTTAGGGGGCTTTGCAGCGAATATATTCATTGGCATGCAAGATGCACTTGTTTATGCTTTTACAGAACCGGCTGCACATTTAATCGATAAAAATATTAAAATGAATGTTGCAATGAACTGGTATTTCATTGCAGCGAGTACTTTTTTTCTTCTTCCTATTTTGTGGTATGTAACGAAAAAGATTGTTATCCCACATTTAGGGCCGTATGACGCTTCACAAATCGATGATACGGAATCATTTGAAAACACCACTATCACGCCTAAGGAGGCCAAGGCGGTACGTTGGGCCAACATCAGTTTCATCCTTACTTTGGTAGCAATAGCACTTTTAGCATTACCTGAACATAGTTGGTTACGTAATGCTAAAACCGGGAGTCTGATTGAAGATGCGCCGTTAATGAATGGGATTGGTATTATCCTTATTCTTGTCTTTGTCATTCCTGGCCTCGTGTATGGTTTTAAATCAGGTACCATTAAAAGCTCAAAAGATATTGGACAAATGCTTACAGATTCAATGGCTTCAATGGGTAACTTCATCGTGATTGTCTTTTTTGCAGCACAGTTATTAGCATTTTTAACGTGGAGTAATTTAGGAATCTTTATTGCGGTGAAGGGCGCTGAAAGTTTACAAAATCAAAATGGTGTCGTATTAATCTTAGGCCTACTCATTTTAAGTGGTCTGATTAACTTAATAATCGGTAGCGCCTCTGCCAAATGGGCATTACTCGGACCCATTTTTGTACCGATGCTACTTTTATTAGGGTTTCATCCCGCATTTACACAAATGATTTATCGCGTAGGAGATTCAGTAACGAATCCCATCACACCTATGATGCCCTATTTACCTTTATTGCTCACCTATGCGCAAAAGTACGATAAAAATATGAAACTAGGTTCACTTATTTCTAGTCTCATGCCTTACACAATATTCTTATCCATTTTTTGGACGGCTTTCTTACTCATTTGGTATTTTCTAGGCTTACCTGTCGGCCCAGGGGGTCCTATACACAAATAA
- a CDS encoding YdcF family protein: protein MKKINGYTLAILSLCVGTHFLASLMPGGWSLPFYLLGALALCFVLTWPFYLWFTFLIAQRPPQVPSNRFIILGAGIFTEQVTPMLKSRLDTALSLANQSKSSPIFIVSGGQGPDEPISEALAMQRYLLAQGVPKKQILMEDQSTNTVENMAYSKPFFPYQKGVCVTSEFHILRALKIGQQQGLSLVGYGASSPIVFRARSLIRDYCGLLFKYALLWWSFGSLVVLIRLLYILS, encoded by the coding sequence ATGAAAAAAATCAATGGATACACGCTAGCGATTTTAAGTCTATGCGTTGGTACGCATTTCCTAGCGTCACTCATGCCTGGAGGATGGTCACTCCCTTTCTATCTTCTAGGGGCATTGGCACTTTGTTTTGTCTTAACTTGGCCTTTTTACTTGTGGTTTACATTTCTCATTGCACAGCGCCCTCCACAAGTGCCATCCAATAGATTTATTATTTTAGGCGCAGGCATTTTTACTGAGCAAGTGACACCGATGTTAAAATCCCGTCTTGATACAGCTTTATCGCTGGCTAATCAGTCAAAATCCTCTCCTATATTTATCGTTTCTGGCGGGCAAGGGCCTGATGAACCCATTTCAGAAGCTCTAGCGATGCAACGTTACTTGTTGGCACAAGGCGTTCCCAAAAAACAAATCCTTATGGAGGATCAATCGACTAATACGGTCGAAAACATGGCCTATTCAAAGCCGTTTTTTCCTTATCAAAAAGGCGTCTGTGTGACGAGTGAATTTCATATCTTACGTGCGTTGAAAATCGGTCAACAACAAGGCCTCTCACTTGTTGGGTATGGCGCAAGTTCACCTATTGTTTTTCGTGCGCGTTCTTTAATAAGAGATTATTGCGGTTTATTGTTTAAATATGCCTTATTATGGTGGAGCTTCGGTAGTCTAGTAGTATTGATTCGGCTCTTGTATATTTTGTCTTAA
- a CDS encoding MarR family winged helix-turn-helix transcriptional regulator, producing the protein MTKEMAKHVGFMGEFMTNLNALTAALLKDLRNKYGISNEQSSVLLMLSHDKALTLTEITLRQGVNKAAVSRRVKKLVELQLVKWVHLEHSYDKRLKYISLTEAGVQYVRESRRIISDLASEMLFDIPLDQIEQTYDVLAQIDERVKSHLRKM; encoded by the coding sequence ATGACCAAAGAAATGGCGAAACATGTTGGATTTATGGGAGAATTTATGACTAATTTAAATGCCCTCACCGCAGCGCTATTAAAAGATTTGCGGAATAAATATGGAATATCCAATGAACAATCGAGTGTATTACTGATGCTTTCTCATGATAAGGCACTGACGTTGACTGAGATTACGTTACGTCAAGGAGTGAATAAAGCAGCAGTGAGCCGACGAGTGAAAAAATTGGTAGAATTACAACTTGTAAAATGGGTTCACTTAGAACACTCTTATGACAAGCGTTTAAAGTATATTTCCTTAACAGAGGCTGGTGTTCAATATGTGAGAGAATCACGACGCATTATTTCGGATTTAGCTTCAGAAATGCTTTTTGATATTCCACTCGACCAAATTGAACAAACATATGACGTCTTAGCACAAATTGATGAGCGTGTAAAATCTCATCTTAGAAAAATGTAA